CGCTACGGATACGTATTCGCGCTCTTGAGTATCGTCGCCGTCGGCCTGGCGCTGTATGCTTATCTGAAGAAAGTGGATTGGTTGTGAAAAGCAAGGAACTCTCAAAGTTCGTCGCGCATCGCCTTAGACGCCGTTCTGGTGACACGCGCGAACTAGCTGCACAGTTAGCGCCTTTGGAAGAATTGGGCGAGTCGGGTGAGGCTAACACCGATGCCTCGCAACTCGTGGCTCGGGAAAATGGATTAATTGTCGTCGGCGCCGCGCAAACGGAACTGGCAAAAGAGGTGGCCGCGGCTGAAGATCGAAACGGCGCTTTGGGTCTGGAACCGGTCGTCATCGTCATCGTGGGATTGCTGCTGGTTTTCATTGCGTTCATCGCCTGGCAAATATCGCAGATGCCGGCGACTAAGATCATTAACTAACCAAGAGAGAAACCCCCTGATGGAAATCTATGTCTATCGCGAAGGCGCGGAACGAGTTGAATCCGGCTTCCCCGCTGAACAGCTAGCTGAGCTTCTGAAAGATGAAAAGGCCGTTACCTGGATTGATATGGAGGCGCCGACGGCAGCGGACGAGCAGCTGTTAGCAGACGTATTTCGCTTTCATCCGCTCACCCTGGAGGATTGCCGCGAGACGCGGAATTATCCGAAGGTCGAAGAGTTCCCCGGCTATCTTTATTTCATCGTGCATGGTGTGCGCGCCGACACCAGTCCCGATCATTTCAATACGATCGAACTCGATGCGTTTCTCGGGCCGAACTATGTCATCACTTATCACCACGACATGTTTCGCAGTATCAACAACGTGAAGAAGCTGGTGATGACGACGCCTATCGCGTGCCAACGCGGGCCGGCGTTTTTGTTACATCAAATCCTGGATCAGATTGTCGATTTCTATTCGCCCGTGCTCGACGATTTCGATGAACGGATAGCGAAACTCGAAGACGACATCTTTACTTTGAGCCGGCCGAACCAGGCCATCCTCGAAGAGATTATGGATTTAAAACGTGGCGTGCTTCGTCTGCGGCGCATCTCAGCGCGGCAAATGGAGGTGATCCTCCGCACGAGCCGAGGCGAATTTGCATTGATTCCGGGACCGATGCTGCCGTTCTATCGTGACATTCACGACCACATCATTCGTATTACCGACCTGGCTGAGAGCTATCGCGATCTAATCAGCGGCTGCCTGGACGCTTACATGTCGGTGGTCGGCAATCGCATGAACGAAATCATGAAAGTGTTGACGATCTTTTCCGCGATCATGCTGCCACTGACGTTCATCGCCGGTGTGTACGGGATGAACTTTGAAAACATGCCTGAGCTGGCCACGCGGTTTGGCTATTTCGTAGTACTCACGATCATGGTGTTCGTCGCCATCGGCATGCTGCTTTTCTTTTGGGCCCGCGGGTGGCTTGGTCGATCGTAAAGGCCCTCCCAGGGTGCCGAATTTGACGCCGACTTTTCCGGGGGTCTACGCTTCGCTGCGACCCCCGGCTACTCTCTGGCAACCCTTCGGGTTGCGAACCTTCCTGCAAAACTAGCAGTCAGATTAACTTGCTCAGTCGGTCAGGCGTCGTGCTGTCTGACCGCTCGAGCCCGCAGGCCCGACGTCTCACTTTCGTGAATTGTCATATTTTGTTGAAGTTTCTGCTCATATTTCTTGCGGCACAACCGTTGCCAAACGAGGGTCGCGCCAACGTGTGGCGTACTGAGACTAGTTTGGAGAGACGAGATCGATGAGACTGAAAGAGACCCTCAAGAAGCAATTCGCCTTAGCCCTAATGGCTTTATTCTTCGCGCCCCTGATCCCCATGGGAGTCAGGGCCGACCAGGCGAAAAACAACGGGCCGCAATCACAAGGTTCGGCAAAACGATCGAAGATCGCCCCCGATCTGGACGACGACGTCAATCGCGTCTCATCTGGCGAGAAGCCCGACAAAACTGCCCGCGTTATTGTGCAACTAAACGACCCCCAGAAGTCGACCGATACGGATCTCCAAAATAAGTTCGCCGCTCGCAAGGGTCGCTTCAAGAATGCTTATCGCAACTTAGGATTGGTTACCGCAGATCTGCCGATGTCGCGCATTCGC
The nucleotide sequence above comes from Pyrinomonadaceae bacterium. Encoded proteins:
- the corA gene encoding magnesium/cobalt transporter CorA; amino-acid sequence: MEIYVYREGAERVESGFPAEQLAELLKDEKAVTWIDMEAPTAADEQLLADVFRFHPLTLEDCRETRNYPKVEEFPGYLYFIVHGVRADTSPDHFNTIELDAFLGPNYVITYHHDMFRSINNVKKLVMTTPIACQRGPAFLLHQILDQIVDFYSPVLDDFDERIAKLEDDIFTLSRPNQAILEEIMDLKRGVLRLRRISARQMEVILRTSRGEFALIPGPMLPFYRDIHDHIIRITDLAESYRDLISGCLDAYMSVVGNRMNEIMKVLTIFSAIMLPLTFIAGVYGMNFENMPELATRFGYFVVLTIMVFVAIGMLLFFWARGWLGRS